The Desulfuromonas acetexigens genome has a segment encoding these proteins:
- a CDS encoding mechanosensitive ion channel family protein, giving the protein MQEETIQNLLHQFSPGRLLLAIACFAATWLFVSLLRLGAERLQKKFGRHRLFIASVFPVLRLLIWIGAVVFIIFAVFNPPMNTLVAISASAGLALGLGAQDLIKNVIAGILILFDRPFRVGDMIEVGDHYGEVTNIGLRSIRVQTFGDSTVTLPNALVLGQAVSNSNSGALDEMVEVHFTLPAHLDLTLVRNLAQESASSSPYVYLKKPIRVLIEDRFDRTFLTRLTIKAYVLDIRFERLLASDITERFKNALLERQLIPETQLGQVIVD; this is encoded by the coding sequence ATGCAAGAAGAAACGATTCAGAACCTCCTCCATCAGTTCTCCCCGGGGCGACTTTTGCTGGCGATCGCTTGTTTTGCCGCGACCTGGCTCTTTGTCTCCCTGTTGCGGCTTGGCGCAGAACGACTGCAAAAAAAATTCGGCCGGCATCGGCTCTTCATCGCCAGTGTTTTTCCCGTCTTGCGCCTGCTGATCTGGATCGGCGCCGTCGTCTTCATCATCTTCGCCGTTTTCAATCCGCCGATGAACACTCTCGTCGCCATCAGCGCCTCGGCCGGACTGGCACTCGGCCTGGGTGCCCAGGATCTGATCAAGAATGTCATCGCCGGGATTCTGATCCTCTTCGACCGCCCCTTCCGCGTCGGCGACATGATCGAGGTCGGCGATCACTATGGAGAGGTGACCAATATCGGCCTGCGCTCGATCCGCGTGCAAACCTTCGGCGACAGCACTGTGACCCTGCCCAACGCCCTGGTGCTGGGGCAGGCCGTCTCCAACTCCAACTCGGGCGCCCTTGATGAAATGGTCGAGGTCCACTTCACCCTTCCCGCCCATCTCGATCTCACCCTGGTACGAAATCTGGCCCAGGAATCGGCGAGCAGTTCTCCTTACGTCTATCTCAAAAAGCCGATCCGGGTGCTGATCGAAGACCGCTTCGACCGCACCTTCCTGACCCGGCTGACGATCAAGGCCTATGTTCTCGACATCCGCTTTGAACGGCTGCTGGCGAGCGATATCACGGAGCGCTTCAAAAACGCCCTTCTGGAGCGACAACTGATTCCGGAGACGCAACTGGGGCAGGTCATCGTCGATTGA
- a CDS encoding GSU3529 family protein, translated as MELFTELRAVTEAAQREQDLPDPLAAKIFAILDNPELFRAREKEIRELIGQVNDYDTYGQTGYMGMGVNNAILEGTLNRLWASV; from the coding sequence ATGGAACTTTTTACGGAACTGCGCGCCGTCACGGAAGCGGCGCAACGGGAACAGGATCTACCCGACCCGCTGGCGGCGAAGATCTTCGCCATTCTCGATAATCCGGAGTTGTTTCGCGCCCGGGAGAAGGAAATCCGCGAGCTGATCGGCCAGGTCAACGATTACGACACCTACGGCCAAACCGGCTACATGGGCATGGGCGTCAACAACGCCATCCTCGAAGGGACGCTGAACCGGCTCTGGGCTTCGGTATAA
- a CDS encoding ferritin-like domain-containing protein → MGTKGRAIIGLDVEELLKLLNKAFADEWLAYYQYWVGAKVAKGPMKDAVIAELLQHATEELGHANLVADRIIQLGGTPLTTPKVWFDWSNCGYDAPDDPFVRTLLQQNIQAEQCAIGVYDRMMKLTEGKDPLTYNMALTILTQEVEHEEDLQALLEDLDLMMPAPR, encoded by the coding sequence ATGGGAACCAAAGGCAGGGCAATCATCGGATTGGATGTCGAGGAACTGTTGAAACTGCTCAACAAGGCCTTCGCCGACGAGTGGCTGGCCTACTACCAGTACTGGGTCGGCGCCAAGGTCGCCAAGGGACCGATGAAGGACGCCGTCATCGCCGAACTGCTCCAGCACGCCACCGAGGAGTTGGGGCATGCGAACCTGGTCGCCGACCGCATCATCCAGCTCGGCGGCACCCCGCTCACCACGCCCAAGGTCTGGTTCGACTGGAGCAACTGCGGCTACGACGCGCCCGACGACCCCTTCGTTCGCACCCTGCTGCAGCAGAACATCCAGGCCGAACAGTGCGCCATCGGCGTTTATGACCGGATGATGAAACTGACCGAGGGCAAGGACCCCCTCACCTATAACATGGCCCTGACCATCCTCACCCAGGAGGTCGAACACGAAGAGGATCTCCAGGCGCTGCTCGAAGACCTCGACCTGATGATGCCGGCGCCCCGCTGA
- a CDS encoding GSU3529 family protein, which translates to MNPLFKDLEAATLEQYNDGDLPQWLADPVLEVARKPEKYGDREYLVEMLLAQVREYDVYAETGCCKWAYDHEDLKRTLGWLKEGE; encoded by the coding sequence ATGAATCCACTGTTCAAAGATCTGGAGGCCGCGACCCTGGAGCAGTACAACGACGGGGATCTTCCCCAATGGCTGGCCGATCCGGTGCTGGAGGTGGCCCGAAAGCCGGAGAAATACGGTGACAGGGAATATCTGGTGGAGATGCTGCTGGCCCAGGTTCGCGAGTACGACGTCTACGCCGAAACCGGCTGCTGCAAATGGGCCTACGACCACGAGGATCTGAAACGCACCCTGGGCTGGCTCAAGGAGGGAGAATAA
- a CDS encoding transporter, with the protein MNRLFSAALATLMIFAASAGAARASDPTEYRMAERPLFSLGIGLDYETGDYGTGSDSDFVSVPLYIDFYPSERLDFELIIPYVYQSLEDGDVSTVVYRTSGGSAAGAVRGRRAAATTDSTTTTTTTTTTTKSRDTSESGLGDITLTAGYVLIEENSGTPQIRPTFYLKFPTADEDKGLGTGEFDFGPGLTVAKWLGDWHLFAEGVYVVQGDSDLYDSQDYFRYNGGLGYQLNDGLYGAVQAVGATAPADGADEALEGRLKLVWRPVADVAFEGYVGTGLSDGSADFTSSLAVFFDF; encoded by the coding sequence ATGAACAGACTGTTTTCGGCCGCTCTGGCCACACTGATGATCTTCGCCGCGTCGGCCGGCGCGGCGCGGGCTTCCGACCCTACCGAATATCGCATGGCCGAGCGTCCCCTTTTCTCTCTGGGGATCGGGCTGGACTACGAAACCGGCGATTACGGCACGGGCAGCGACAGCGATTTCGTTTCCGTCCCCCTCTATATCGATTTCTATCCCAGCGAGCGTCTCGACTTCGAGCTGATCATCCCCTACGTCTACCAATCCCTGGAGGACGGCGACGTTTCGACGGTGGTCTACCGTACTTCCGGCGGTTCCGCCGCCGGGGCGGTGCGCGGCAGGCGGGCGGCGGCGACTACCGATTCGACGACAACCACCACCACGACGACCACCACCACGAAAAGCCGTGATACTTCCGAGAGCGGCCTGGGGGACATCACCCTGACCGCCGGTTATGTGCTGATCGAGGAAAATTCGGGGACGCCCCAGATCCGCCCCACCTTCTACCTCAAGTTTCCGACGGCGGACGAGGACAAGGGGCTCGGCACCGGCGAGTTCGATTTCGGTCCCGGTCTAACCGTCGCCAAGTGGCTGGGCGACTGGCATCTTTTCGCCGAAGGGGTTTACGTCGTGCAGGGGGATTCGGATCTGTACGATAGTCAGGATTATTTCCGTTACAACGGCGGCCTCGGTTATCAGTTGAACGACGGCCTCTACGGCGCCGTGCAGGCCGTGGGTGCGACCGCCCCCGCCGACGGTGCCGACGAAGCGCTGGAAGGTCGCCTCAAACTGGTCTGGCGCCCGGTCGCGGATGTGGCCTTCGAAGGCTATGTCGGCACCGGCTTGTCGGACGGCAGCGCCGATTTCACCTCCAGTCTGGCGGTCTTTTTCGACTTCTGA
- a CDS encoding LysR family transcriptional regulator, producing MDLRQLRFFLEVARFGSFTRAAERLNIAQPALSIAIRKLEEELEVRLFNRRDRKITLTAEGEVLARHAEEILRKVAGARRELDELRGLIKGEVRVGLTPMLSSFFFPGILSAFKRRHPALNLSILGDSAWNLQRRIEQGELDMGIIAGAVPEGLESHPLLREEVVACVRRDHPFAGGKKVPLPELLGEPLIHFTAGYHLRELIDELAAQAGCVPTVAAESNLYSLIAGLVREELGLAFMLKTVVVRETELAAVSCDPPLFIDLAIAWKKNAGLSAANRAFVDFLMEEVDDYYLLARVAGTFPLP from the coding sequence ATGGATTTGCGGCAATTACGGTTTTTTCTCGAAGTGGCCCGTTTCGGCAGTTTCACCCGGGCGGCGGAACGGCTGAACATCGCTCAGCCGGCCTTGAGCATCGCCATCCGCAAGCTGGAGGAGGAGTTGGAGGTTCGGCTCTTCAACCGCCGCGACCGGAAAATTACCCTTACCGCCGAGGGGGAAGTGCTGGCCCGTCACGCCGAGGAGATTCTGCGCAAGGTGGCGGGGGCGCGCCGGGAGCTCGACGAGCTGCGCGGGCTGATCAAGGGGGAGGTGCGGGTCGGGCTCACGCCGATGCTGAGCAGTTTCTTCTTTCCCGGAATCCTGTCGGCCTTCAAGCGCCGCCATCCCGCCCTGAATCTCTCCATCCTCGGCGACAGTGCCTGGAACCTGCAGCGGCGGATCGAGCAGGGGGAGCTCGATATGGGCATCATCGCCGGCGCGGTGCCGGAAGGGCTCGAATCCCATCCGCTGCTGCGCGAGGAGGTGGTGGCCTGCGTCCGCCGCGACCATCCCTTCGCCGGAGGGAAGAAAGTCCCCTTGCCCGAACTGCTCGGCGAGCCCCTCATCCACTTCACGGCGGGCTATCACCTGCGTGAACTGATCGACGAACTGGCGGCCCAGGCGGGTTGCGTGCCGACGGTGGCGGCGGAATCGAACCTCTATTCCCTCATCGCCGGACTGGTGCGGGAAGAGCTCGGCCTGGCTTTCATGCTCAAGACGGTGGTGGTGCGCGAGACGGAGCTGGCGGCGGTTTCCTGCGATCCGCCCCTGTTTATCGACCTGGCCATCGCCTGGAAAAAGAACGCCGGGCTCTCCGCCGCCAACCGCGCCTTCGTCGATTTTCTCATGGAAGAGGTGGACGATTACTACCTGCTGGCGCGGGTGGCGGGCACCTTTCCGCTGCCGTAG
- a CDS encoding glycosyltransferase: protein MGWLFWLALATLAAYAVIAVDVFSGSRKLRFLREVPTTLPERPPRVSLIAAARNEERNIEAAVRSLLKLDYPELELILVNDRSEDRTGAILDQLAREDGRLCVLHVAELPPGWLGKNHALWLGSRQARGELLLFTDADVLMRPDVLRRAVHLLESAGLDHLAATPEAHMPKLLLNLFMAAFGFVFGVFTRPWQARDPKSPRHIGIGAFNLVRAEAYARVGGHRTIALRPDDDLKLGKILKKAGYRQDLAYGTGLLQVEWYASVGQLIRGLEKNVYAGTDYRLWLALGGVVFQLLGGVWPYLALFVTAGPTRLVYLAVVLLLSLLIADSARFHGFSPWYAVGFPLTSTLFAYIVLRTVILNHWQGGITWRGTFYPLDQLRANRV from the coding sequence ATGGGCTGGCTCTTTTGGCTCGCCCTCGCGACCCTGGCCGCCTACGCCGTCATCGCCGTCGATGTCTTCAGCGGCAGCCGCAAGCTGCGCTTTCTGCGGGAGGTTCCCACCACGTTGCCGGAGCGGCCGCCGAGGGTTTCGCTGATCGCCGCCGCCCGCAACGAGGAGCGAAACATCGAGGCGGCGGTGCGGTCGCTGCTGAAGCTCGACTATCCGGAACTGGAACTGATTCTCGTCAACGACCGCAGCGAGGACCGCACCGGGGCGATCCTCGACCAGTTGGCGCGGGAAGACGGGCGCCTGTGTGTACTGCATGTCGCCGAACTGCCGCCGGGCTGGCTCGGCAAGAATCACGCCCTGTGGCTCGGCAGCCGCCAGGCCCGGGGGGAACTGCTGCTCTTCACCGATGCCGACGTGCTGATGCGCCCCGATGTCCTGCGCCGGGCGGTCCATCTGCTGGAAAGCGCCGGGCTCGATCATCTCGCGGCCACCCCCGAAGCGCACATGCCGAAGCTGCTGCTCAATCTGTTCATGGCCGCCTTCGGCTTTGTCTTCGGGGTCTTCACCCGCCCCTGGCAGGCCCGCGACCCGAAGAGCCCCCGCCATATCGGCATCGGCGCCTTCAACCTGGTGCGGGCCGAAGCCTACGCCCGAGTCGGCGGCCACCGGACCATCGCCCTGCGCCCCGACGATGACCTCAAACTGGGAAAAATCCTGAAAAAAGCCGGCTACCGTCAGGATCTCGCCTACGGCACCGGCCTGCTCCAGGTCGAGTGGTACGCCAGCGTCGGCCAGCTGATTCGCGGCCTCGAAAAAAACGTCTACGCCGGCACCGACTACCGCCTGTGGCTGGCCCTGGGCGGCGTGGTCTTCCAGCTGCTCGGCGGCGTCTGGCCCTATCTCGCCCTCTTCGTCACCGCGGGGCCGACCCGGTTGGTCTACCTCGCCGTCGTCCTCCTGCTCAGCCTGCTCATCGCCGACAGCGCCCGCTTTCACGGTTTCAGCCCCTGGTACGCCGTCGGTTTTCCCCTGACCTCCACCCTCTTCGCCTACATTGTCCTGCGCACGGTCATCCTCAACCACTGGCAGGGGGGCATCACCTGGCGCGGCACCTTCTATCCCCTCGACCAGTTGCGCGCCAACCGGGTGTGA
- a CDS encoding cysteine desulfurase family protein, with product MAVYLDCNATTPVEPSVAALAARFLEKDFGNPASPIHDYGLFARAAVEHARAQIAKVVAARPDEVIFTSGATEANNLALLGLAETAWREGRCHIITTAVEHKAVLEPCEELQRLGFELTVLPVGADGRFNPKQLAATLRPDTALVSTMQVNNETGVSQPLAETAAILAGHGAWWHVDAAQGFGKELEPLQNPRIDLIAVSGHKIYGPKGIGALVARKRDGRLPPLKPLMFGGGQEQGLRPGTLPVPLIAGFGEAAKLALRDHEQRREACRTFRAEVLQAFAELGARQNGDERYTLPHVLNVSLPGIPSDKAIHALKGTIALSSTSACTSHTRTPSHVLAAMGIPPERAECSLRLSWCHLTPAVDWQRVTEILRQLRPS from the coding sequence ATGGCCGTCTATCTCGACTGCAACGCGACAACTCCGGTGGAACCTTCGGTCGCGGCCCTGGCGGCGCGCTTCCTTGAAAAGGATTTCGGCAACCCGGCCAGCCCCATCCACGACTACGGGCTCTTCGCCCGGGCCGCCGTCGAGCATGCCCGCGCCCAGATCGCCAAGGTCGTCGCCGCCCGCCCCGACGAGGTGATCTTCACCAGCGGCGCCACCGAGGCCAACAATCTCGCCCTGCTCGGCCTGGCCGAAACGGCCTGGCGCGAGGGTCGGTGCCACATCATCACCACCGCCGTCGAGCACAAGGCAGTGCTCGAACCCTGCGAAGAATTGCAACGCCTCGGCTTCGAGCTGACGGTGCTCCCCGTCGGCGCCGACGGCCGTTTCAATCCGAAGCAACTGGCCGCCACCCTGCGCCCCGACACGGCGCTGGTTTCGACCATGCAGGTCAACAACGAAACCGGGGTGAGCCAGCCCCTCGCCGAGACGGCGGCCATCCTCGCCGGGCACGGAGCCTGGTGGCACGTCGATGCCGCCCAGGGCTTCGGCAAGGAGCTCGAACCGCTGCAAAATCCACGCATCGACCTGATCGCCGTCAGCGGCCATAAAATCTACGGACCCAAGGGGATCGGCGCCCTCGTCGCCCGCAAACGGGACGGCCGCCTGCCGCCACTGAAACCGCTCATGTTCGGCGGCGGCCAGGAGCAGGGCTTGCGCCCGGGCACCCTGCCGGTGCCGCTCATCGCCGGCTTCGGCGAGGCGGCCAAGCTCGCCCTGCGCGACCACGAACAACGCCGGGAGGCCTGCCGCACCTTCCGCGCGGAGGTGCTGCAGGCCTTCGCCGAACTCGGCGCCCGGCAGAACGGCGACGAGCGCTACACCCTCCCCCACGTGCTGAATGTCTCCCTCCCTGGCATCCCCTCGGATAAGGCCATTCACGCCCTGAAGGGAACGATCGCCCTGTCGAGTACCTCGGCTTGCACCTCCCACACCCGCACCCCCAGCCACGTGCTGGCGGCCATGGGCATCCCCCCCGAACGGGCGGAATGCTCCCTGCGCCTTTCCTGGTGCCACCTCACCCCGGCGGTGGATTGGCAACGGGTAACGGAAATTCTGCGCCAACTACGCCCATCCTAA
- a CDS encoding SAM-dependent methyltransferase, which translates to MDIPRIFNITESAHRIHNPITPEKLATLGAALRMEAGARVLDLGSGSGEMLCTWARDHGIVGTGIDMSRLFTEQAKRRAEELVVADQVNFIHGDAAGYVADEKTEVAACVGATWIGGGVAGTIELLARSLRPGGIILIGEPYWRQLPPTEAVAKGCLAHAISDFLSLPELLASFRHLGFDVVEMVLADQDGWDRYEAAKWLTMRRWLEANPADELANEVRAQLTSEPERYTTYTREYLGWGVFALMPR; encoded by the coding sequence ATGGACATCCCTCGAATATTCAACATCACTGAAAGTGCTCACCGCATCCACAACCCGATCACCCCCGAAAAGCTCGCCACTCTCGGAGCGGCGCTGCGGATGGAAGCGGGTGCTCGGGTGCTCGACCTCGGCAGCGGTTCGGGGGAGATGCTGTGTACCTGGGCGCGGGATCACGGCATTGTCGGCACCGGCATCGACATGAGCCGGCTGTTCACCGAGCAGGCGAAACGCCGGGCCGAAGAGCTCGTCGTCGCCGATCAAGTCAACTTCATCCATGGCGATGCCGCCGGCTACGTCGCCGACGAGAAGACCGAGGTGGCGGCCTGTGTCGGCGCCACTTGGATCGGTGGGGGCGTTGCCGGCACCATCGAGCTGCTGGCGCGGAGCCTGCGCCCCGGCGGGATCATCCTCATCGGTGAGCCCTACTGGCGGCAGTTGCCGCCGACGGAAGCGGTTGCCAAGGGCTGTCTCGCCCACGCGATCTCCGACTTTCTCAGCCTTCCGGAACTTCTCGCGTCTTTCCGCCACCTCGGCTTCGACGTCGTGGAAATGGTGCTGGCCGACCAGGACGGCTGGGACCGATACGAAGCGGCCAAATGGCTCACCATGCGCCGCTGGCTGGAAGCCAATCCCGCCGATGAACTCGCGAATGAAGTTCGCGCCCAACTGACCTCGGAACCCGAGCGCTACACCACTTACACCCGTGAATACCTGGGCTGGGGCGTGTTCGCGCTGATGCCGCGGTGA
- a CDS encoding NAD(P)H-binding protein, translated as MADKPKILVTGASGFIGRRLVARLLAEGYLPRCLSRRKVAASSGGVENVIADLLDPDSLRDALDGIETAYYLVHSLDAGEKDFAARDRAAAENFVAAAERAKLRRVIYLSGLGAHEELSDHLRSRHEVGEILRRGNFATTVLRAAVIIGAGGSSFEILRFLVRTQPVIPDLPGLRTRCQPIAVDNVIGYLAGCLNAEATAGATFDIGGPEILSYREMLEHLAQVAGHVNLYFPTPVFSAWLTSRLIGLLSPVKSEVALALLKGLNNEVVCRENRLRELIPESLIPYDRAVALALEEIQAGREARSSSTNFQSRP; from the coding sequence ATGGCGGACAAGCCAAAAATTCTCGTGACCGGAGCGAGCGGCTTCATCGGCCGGCGACTGGTCGCCAGGCTCCTGGCCGAAGGCTACCTGCCGCGCTGTCTGTCGCGACGGAAAGTCGCCGCATCGTCGGGCGGCGTGGAAAACGTGATCGCCGACCTGCTCGACCCGGACTCCCTGAGGGACGCCCTCGACGGCATCGAAACCGCCTACTATCTGGTCCATTCCCTCGACGCCGGAGAGAAGGATTTCGCCGCCAGGGATCGGGCGGCGGCGGAAAATTTCGTCGCCGCCGCCGAACGGGCGAAGCTGCGGCGGGTCATTTACCTGTCGGGGCTGGGCGCCCACGAAGAGCTCTCGGACCATTTGCGCAGCCGCCACGAAGTGGGGGAAATCCTGCGCCGGGGGAACTTCGCCACCACTGTCCTGCGCGCCGCCGTCATCATCGGCGCCGGCGGCTCATCCTTTGAAATCCTGCGCTTCCTGGTCCGCACCCAACCGGTCATCCCCGACCTGCCCGGCTTGCGGACCCGCTGTCAACCCATCGCCGTCGACAACGTGATCGGCTACCTGGCCGGTTGCCTGAACGCGGAAGCGACCGCCGGAGCCACCTTCGACATCGGCGGGCCGGAGATCCTCAGCTACCGGGAGATGCTCGAACATCTGGCCCAGGTCGCCGGCCACGTCAATCTCTATTTCCCCACCCCGGTCTTCTCGGCCTGGCTGACCTCGCGGCTGATCGGCCTGCTCTCGCCGGTCAAAAGCGAGGTGGCGCTGGCCTTGCTCAAAGGACTGAATAACGAGGTAGTCTGCCGGGAAAACCGCCTCCGCGAACTGATCCCCGAATCGCTGATCCCCTACGACCGGGCCGTGGCCCTGGCCCTTGAGGAAATCCAAGCGGGGCGAGAAGCCAGATCCTCTTCGACAAATTTTCAGAGCCGGCCATGA
- a CDS encoding sigma-54-dependent transcriptional regulator, whose protein sequence is MSARILIVEDDRTFRGFLQTVLRGAGHAPEAVETAEEGLVLLARGQYDLILSDLKLPGMSGLDFFRAARGEGSAAPFILLTAFGTIEEAVAAIKEGVADFLTKPLKDPETLRTLVGKHLHAGSRERDYLALKETEAAGLPPVELIFAGKVMAEVHGLVREVAATATTVLLQGESGTGKELVARSIHLYSPRRQGAFVAVNCAAIPENLLESELFGHERGAFSGAVQTRRGKFELAQGGTLFLDEIGELPLPLQAKLLRVLQERRFERVGGSREILSDARVVAATNRDLGEEAREKRFREDLFYRLNVFPIELPPLRSRLDILPGLVDYFIRRFARLTGKELSGIDPEALEYLRRYHWPGNIRELQNVMERAVILGRGRVRREQLPDFSARAQASAPTEAPRLEEVERQAILDALEACGGNRRLTAEKLGISKRTLQYRLKRYGLIGDEE, encoded by the coding sequence ATGAGCGCGCGGATTCTGATCGTTGAAGATGACCGGACCTTTCGGGGGTTTCTCCAGACCGTTCTGCGCGGCGCCGGGCATGCGCCGGAGGCGGTGGAGACGGCGGAGGAAGGGCTCGTTCTTTTGGCCCGGGGTCAGTACGATCTGATCCTCTCCGATCTCAAGCTGCCGGGGATGAGCGGGCTCGACTTTTTCCGCGCCGCGCGCGGGGAGGGGAGTGCCGCCCCCTTTATCCTTCTCACCGCCTTCGGCACCATCGAAGAGGCGGTGGCGGCGATCAAGGAGGGGGTGGCCGATTTTCTCACCAAGCCCCTCAAGGATCCCGAAACCCTGCGGACCCTGGTCGGCAAGCACCTGCACGCCGGCAGCCGCGAGCGGGACTATCTTGCCCTCAAGGAGACCGAGGCCGCCGGCCTGCCGCCGGTCGAGCTGATCTTCGCGGGAAAGGTCATGGCCGAGGTCCATGGCCTGGTACGGGAGGTGGCGGCGACCGCGACCACCGTCCTCTTGCAGGGGGAGAGCGGCACCGGCAAGGAGCTGGTGGCGCGCTCGATCCATCTCTACAGCCCGCGCCGGCAGGGAGCCTTCGTCGCCGTCAACTGCGCGGCAATCCCGGAAAACCTTCTCGAAAGCGAGCTCTTCGGCCACGAGCGCGGCGCTTTCAGCGGCGCCGTCCAGACTCGGCGCGGCAAGTTCGAGCTGGCCCAGGGGGGCACCCTCTTTCTCGACGAAATCGGCGAATTGCCCTTGCCCTTGCAGGCCAAGCTGCTGCGGGTGTTGCAGGAGCGGCGCTTCGAGCGGGTCGGCGGCAGCCGCGAGATCCTCTCCGACGCGCGGGTGGTGGCGGCGACCAACCGCGATCTCGGCGAGGAGGCGCGGGAAAAGCGTTTTCGCGAGGATCTCTTCTATCGCCTCAATGTCTTCCCCATCGAGCTCCCCCCGTTGCGGAGCCGTCTCGACATCCTGCCCGGGCTGGTCGACTATTTCATCCGCCGTTTTGCCCGTCTTACCGGCAAGGAACTTTCCGGCATCGACCCCGAGGCGCTCGAATACCTGCGCCGTTACCACTGGCCGGGGAATATCCGCGAGTTGCAGAATGTCATGGAGCGGGCGGTGATTCTCGGCCGGGGACGGGTTCGCCGGGAGCAGCTGCCGGATTTTTCGGCGAGGGCGCAAGCGAGTGCGCCGACTGAGGCTCCCCGCTTGGAAGAGGTGGAGCGCCAGGCGATTCTCGACGCCCTGGAGGCCTGCGGCGGCAACCGGCGGCTGACGGCGGAGAAGCTCGGTATTTCCAAGCGCACCCTGCAATACCGGCTGAAGCGCTATGGCTTGATCGGGGATGAAGAATGA
- a CDS encoding two-component system sensor histidine kinase NtrB gives MAAMKRIPLGPGFWLVLVGLLFSGLLGAFGVSNYRSARPIAEGTLRGLALSLASTFEALANQDPSLVLLRRVSSPDIAFYAVSDPAGLLLFHSNPDLVGTLTADDYTPPAFTARGFWEGRIVLGTGEEVYEFLAPLHLPDRQLIQRLVLHTYQADAVVRRARNGLMVLGLLLAAGWGMGIVLYLQARRAARHRREMARQQHLAQLGTLGAVLAHEVRNPLSGIKGYAQLLEETLGHEEQRQFARQVVTESVRLEELVNDLLAYAQPSLPKLAPVALPALAQEVLALVEGSARAAGVRLECAEDASPPVLADADRLRQVLLNLLVNAVQATAAGGEVRLTAWERGGKVELQVSDTGQGIAAEDLPRIFEPFFTRRARGTGLGLAICKKYLDEMHGTLTVESVPGQGSVFTVTLPTAKRSGQ, from the coding sequence ATGGCGGCAATGAAAAGGATTCCCCTCGGACCGGGCTTCTGGCTGGTGCTGGTCGGACTGCTCTTTTCCGGTCTGCTCGGGGCCTTCGGGGTGAGCAACTACCGCAGCGCCCGGCCCATCGCCGAGGGAACCCTTCGCGGTTTGGCCCTGTCCCTGGCGTCGACCTTCGAGGCGCTGGCCAACCAGGATCCCTCCCTGGTCCTGCTGCGCCGGGTGAGCAGTCCGGATATCGCCTTTTATGCGGTCAGCGACCCCGCGGGGCTGCTTCTTTTTCACAGCAATCCCGACCTGGTCGGCACGCTGACGGCGGATGACTACACGCCGCCGGCCTTTACCGCCCGGGGTTTTTGGGAAGGGCGCATCGTGCTCGGCACCGGCGAGGAAGTTTACGAATTCCTCGCCCCCCTGCACCTGCCCGACCGGCAACTGATCCAGCGGTTGGTGCTGCACACCTACCAGGCCGACGCCGTGGTCCGGCGGGCGCGCAACGGACTCATGGTCCTCGGCCTGCTGCTGGCGGCGGGCTGGGGCATGGGCATCGTCCTTTACCTCCAGGCGCGCCGCGCCGCCCGCCACCGTCGGGAAATGGCCCGGCAGCAACATCTCGCCCAACTCGGCACCCTCGGGGCGGTGCTGGCGCACGAGGTACGCAATCCCCTTTCCGGCATCAAGGGCTACGCCCAACTGCTCGAAGAAACCCTGGGGCATGAGGAACAGCGCCAGTTCGCCCGGCAGGTGGTGACCGAGTCGGTGCGCCTCGAAGAGCTGGTCAACGATCTGCTCGCCTATGCCCAGCCCTCCCTTCCCAAGCTCGCCCCGGTCGCGCTTCCGGCTCTGGCGCAAGAGGTGTTGGCCCTGGTCGAAGGGAGTGCCCGCGCCGCCGGGGTGCGCCTGGAATGCGCCGAAGACGCGAGTCCGCCGGTACTGGCCGACGCCGACCGCCTGCGCCAGGTGTTGCTCAATTTGCTGGTCAATGCCGTGCAGGCGACGGCGGCGGGCGGCGAGGTGCGGCTGACGGCGTGGGAGCGCGGGGGGAAAGTGGAGCTGCAAGTGAGCGACACCGGCCAGGGAATCGCCGCCGAGGATCTGCCGCGCATCTTCGAGCCCTTTTTCACCCGGCGGGCGCGGGGGACCGGTCTCGGCCTGGCCATCTGCAAGAAATATCTGGATGAAATGCACGGAACCCTGACCGTCGAAAGTGTTCCCGGGCAGGGGAGCGTCTTCACGGTCACCTTGCCGACGGCGAAGAGGAGCGGACAATGA